One part of the Nitrospira defluvii genome encodes these proteins:
- a CDS encoding type II toxin-antitoxin system prevent-host-death family antitoxin, giving the protein MSKLTYRNSQGQLVDMSTVAATKVKNEFGSVLEQAMHGGAVAITRHDLPKAVLLSYEEFVALVKDRAPQLNDLTNEFDALLADMQTAKARQGMADAFEASASRLGRAAVSAASKARASSAKSSRRMSRTSRAT; this is encoded by the coding sequence ATGTCCAAGCTGACCTATCGGAACAGTCAGGGCCAACTGGTGGATATGTCCACCGTGGCGGCGACGAAAGTGAAGAACGAATTCGGGTCGGTCCTGGAGCAGGCGATGCATGGCGGCGCAGTAGCCATTACGCGTCACGATCTCCCGAAGGCCGTGCTCCTGTCCTATGAAGAATTTGTTGCGCTGGTGAAGGACCGCGCGCCTCAGCTTAATGACCTCACCAACGAGTTCGATGCCTTGCTGGCCGATATGCAGACGGCGAAAGCCAGGCAGGGCATGGCTGATGCGTTCGAAGCCTCGGCGTCACGATTGGGCCGCGCCGCCGTTTCGGCCGCGAGTAAGGCACGTGCCTCGTCAGCCAAGTCGTCTCGCCGGATGTCCCGCACCAGCCGCGCCACATGA